The sequence below is a genomic window from Flavobacterium lipolyticum.
TCCGTAGTGGATATGACTGATATTTGGAAAAATGTGGTGTTCAATTTGATGGTTTAAACCTCCTGTGAACCAGTTGATTATTTTGTTTTTTGGTGCAAAATTAGCAGTGGTATACAATTGGTGAATGGCCCAGGTGTTTTCCATTTCCCCTTCTTCATTCGGAACCGGATTTGAAGTTTCTTCTACTACGTGTGCCAATTGAAAAACGATACTTAAAATTAATCCGGCAGTATAATGCATAACGAAAAATCCGATCACTACTTTCCACCATATTACACCTAAAATCATTGGTAAAGCCATCCAGATTAAAACATAGATGATTTTTGTGATTACGAGAACGGTCCATAATTTAGTTGGACTTTGTGGTGCTCCGTAGGATAATTTTCTTTTCAGGTAATTTTTCATTTGCTTGAAATCGGTTGTTAGAGCCCAATTAAAAGTCAAAAGTCCGTATAAGAAAAAAGAATAGTAATGTTGGAATTTGTGAAAACGGTGCCATTCTGCATTTTGGGTAAAACGAATGATTCTTCCGGCATCAAGATCTTCATCATGACCGTGAATGTTCGTATAGGTATGGTGAAGTACATTATGTTGTACCTGCCAGTTGTGAACGTTTCCGGCTAATACGTAAATACTTCCCCCCATGATTTTGTTGATCCATGATTTAGAAGAGTACGACCCGTGATTTCCATCGTGCATGACATTCATACCAATTCCGGCCATACCAACTCCCATAAGGATATTTAGGAGTAATTGTGCCCAGAAAGGCATGTTAAGCGTTAATATTAAGAAGTATGGTGTTAAGAAAACAGCGAAAAGAATAATGGCTTTTAAATGCAGCTTCCAGTTTCCTGTTTTCTGAATATTGTTCTCTTTGAAGTAATTGTTTACTCGTGAGTTAAGCGTTCTGAAGAACTTCAGATTGTCTTGCTTCGCAAATGTAGGCGCAGTGTTATTCATAATTAATTTAAATAGGTTTCAAAGGTAATTATTATAAATTTTCAATTTGCAAAATTGAGTTAAATATTTCAATCGTAAAGTACTACTTTTGTTAAAAAAATTAGAGCAATGGATGAGATATTGAAATATTTTCCGGATTTGACTGAACTTCAAATCCAGCAATTTCAAAAGTTAGACTTTTTATACCACGATTGGAATGAAAAAATCAATGTTATTTCAAGAAAAGATATTGATGCTTTATATACAAAACACATTTTGCACTCGCTTGGAATTGCTAAAATTATGAAGTTTGAACCGGGGGCAACGGTTTTGGATGTGGGTACCGGAGGTGGGTTTCCCGGAATTCCGTTGGCCATTCTTTTTCCTGAAACCCGTTTTTATCTGATCGATGTGATAGCAAAAAAAATTAAGGTGGTTCAGGGAGTTGTAGATGCGTTAGAATTGAAAAATGTTAAAGCAGAACAAAAGCGTGCTGAATTGGTGAAAGGTGATTTTGATTTTATTGTAAGTCGCGCAGTAACCAATATGCCGGATTTTGTTTCTTGGGTAAAAGGTAAAATAAAGAAGCAGCATAAGCACACTTTGAAAAATGGAATTCTATATTTAAAGGGAGGAGACTTAACAGAAGAATTGGCAGCTTTTCCAAAAGCTACTTTATATGATTTGTCGACTATTTTTGAAGACGAGTTCTTTGAAACTAAAAAGGTGGTCCATTTGCCTTTAAAGTTCACTGTTTAGAAGCTATAAAAAAGAACCCAATAATGCTTGTCTGTTTTCAGAGCATTATTGGGTTTTGCATTTAAAATAGTATTAGTAAATCATAATTAGGAAACTTTTTGTGATAGTTGCAGGAACGGATTACTTTTTTGATCTGAATTTTGGATGTATTTATTCACCGCTTTTTCTGATGCCATGATGGTATAGCGAAATTTAGGATTAAAGAAAAAATCTCGGCAGATTACTGATTCGTTATGGGAATCGTATACCTTTTCATCCGTTTCATCAAGATCTTCATTTGTATACGGACACGGATACAGATAAGTTAATTGTATAAGAATATTGTTGAACCAATTGTCAAATTTTTTTCTCTTAGGCGTTATATGACGGGCAAGCAGTACCAGTCCTGTAATTTCATTTTGTAAAAAGTAAGACCCTTTTCTATATCTTACATCGATCATTCTCACGGTCATATGTGCCACCCATAATGGCCCATCTATAGGCCCTGAAGCCGGAATGTCAAAATTAGGGTCAAATAATAAAGGACTTGATAACTCCGGATCTTTAATTGAACACCAAAGTGCTTCGATGCGTTTTTCGGTATCAGTGATACTTGTATTATGGCCTATAAAACGCCAGTAGATCCATTCCAGTAAAGCAGCGCTAAGTCCTACCGTTGCTTTATGATTAATATTTAACAATGCAGTTTCGAGTTCTTTGTATTCATCCAGAGGATCTAAGAACTTTTCCATCTTCTTTTTATTCCATTTGAAATCAATTGGATGCCCAATATGTTTTGAGTTTAGAATAATCTGCGGAGCATTTTTCAAGCTTTTCATAAGTCAATTGTTGATTTTTTAGTTGATTCCTTTGTTGAAACTGGATTGTATAGTAATTGTTTATGAAGTTTATTTCTCGTTTTTTTGAGGTTAAAATTTATGTTTTTTCTTGGGGTTATACTGCAAATTTATATTGGTTTTTTCTCTTTTAATGTAACGATAGGATATATAAATAACATGATAAGACAAAGTTGTAATTTGGAATGATTCTAAATATAAATGAAGGAAAAAACGTATTTTTATCATTAGCATTGATTTTTTTTGTAAGTAAAAACATCTATTTTTATAAGGTTTTAAAAGACAGATACAAGTAGGGTCGATTTAAGATCCGGTTTTAGTCTGTTTTATGTGTTAATTCAGGAAAGAACGTCATTCGTCCGCAGTTATCTTTCGCTTATGTACTTTTATTTGCTCAATCTCTGTTAGTGGAATATCTTTACTACAGCATAACAGTTTTTGACTTGAGAATGATGGTAAAATTATCTGCATATTGGAAAATTCAGCTCGTTGGATGGATGGTAACCTCCTTGTATTGGGGGATTTCAGCTTTTTTTGGAAGCAGTTTTATGTGGACAATTGGGATAGCTGATTTTGTGTTAGATGTGTTTATCGGTATTTCATTAACGCATCTTTACAGAAATTTTGCTTTGATAAGAGGTTGGAATAAGTTCAGTCTGAAAAAATTGGTTCCAAGAATAGTGTTGAGTGTTCTTATACTTTCTGTGTTGTACATGCTTTTGATTGTGGGGAAACTTTACCTTGTTCGGCTATTTGTTTTAAAAAGCACATCAATTTCATTTATTTCGTTTTTACAATCCACGCAGTTGCAGGTTTTTATTACAGGTACCAGACTAATGTCTATTTGGGTGCTGGCTTATCATCTGTATCATTATTCAAGATTAGAGATTGAAACCGTAAAAGAAAATGCCAGATTGTCTATTATATTAAAAGAAGCACAATTGAATAATCTGAGTACACAGCTTAATCCGCATTTCTTTTTTAATTCACTGAACAGTATTAAGTTTTTGGTGTTAGAAGATCCGCATTCAGCGCGACGGGCGATTGACCTTTTATCTGATCTGCTTCGGAATTCTTTAAACAATAATATAGGAAATTTAGTAGCCTTAAACGATGAAATCAGTCTGGTTAGGGATTATTTGGAGCTGGAAAAAATTCGATTTGAAGAACGTCTACAGGTGGAAATTGAAGTAGATCAAAAGCTGTCTGATCATTTAGTTTTACCTTTAAGTATTCAGACACTGGTGGAGAATGCGATAAAACATGGAATTGAAAAAAGAAAAGAAGGAGGAGCTGTTACCGTAAAAATAGAGCAGGCGGGCAATTTTATAAAAATCAGTGTTCAAAATTCGGGGAAGCTTCATAAAGAGATTAAAGATTTTTCAGGTATTGGATTGAGTAATCTGAAAGAGAGATTACTGTTGCAATACAAAGGAAGAGCTTCTTTTGAAATTAAAGAAATGGAGAGCGAAACCGTTTTGGCAACTATTTTATTCCCATCAGAATGAGAAAGATAAAAGTTATAATAGTAGACGATGAACGTTTGTCCAGAGAAGAACTAAAAAGGGCACTAAAACCGCATGAAGATTTTGTTCTTGTAGGAGAAGCAGGAAATGCTGATGAAGCCAAAAGTCTGATTGAAGCCAAAATGCCGGATCTGATCTTTTTGGACATTCAGATGCCTGAAAAATCCGGTTTCGATTTACTGGAATCTCTCGATAATGCACCGGCAGTACTTTTTACAACAGCTTATAATGAATATGCTGTGCGGGCTTTTGAAGTAAATGCTTTAGATTATTTAATGAAACCGATTAGGGAAGAACGTTTTGCAAAAGCAATCGATAAAATAAGAAATACTTTATCCGGAAAGTATTCTTTGGGAGATGTTGCAGTAAAAGACCGTAAGATTTTCATTAAAGATGGAGAGAAAAGATTCTTTATTCAGTTGGATGAAATTTATCGGATCGAATCTCTTGAAAATTACACCAGACTTTTTTTTCAGGATAAAAAAGCTCTTCAAAGACGTTCCCTCCGCCAATGGGAAGAAATGCTGGATGTGAATGTTTTTTTTAGAATAAACAGAACCGAAATTATCAACCTTAATCACATTCGGGAAGTTAACAGAACCGCTAGCGGCAAACTGGAAGTAAAGTTAAAAACGGGAGAACTCTTAGAAGTTTCAAACCGTCAGGCCGTGAAATTTAAAAATCTTAATGGGATTTAACTTAAAAAAAAACTGTTAGATGTAATTATTTTTTAACACATAGAAACATAGAAGTAACATTCTTAAATAAGGCGTTTCACTTATTTTAAACGCACAGAGGTAGCCTATGTGTAAGAAACATGTTTTTATGTGTTAAATGATTTATTTATTAATTACACCGAACGGGTTTAAAAAGAGATGTCCGTTCTTTTTAAATCGCTTTAACAAAAAGAAGAAGTCATAAAAAATCAGGCCGTTTTTAAATTTATTAAAAACAGCCGGACGCAGTGTGTTGTATTTGGAATAAAGCTCCGGAAAATAAATTCAGATACCGCATGATTACTTCTTTTTTCAATCATTTTAAAATTTTAATAAAACCATTTAAACAAAATAACACAATGAAATTAATTCTAAGTTTTGTATTTTTTGTCTGTTCGGTAATCCAGACATTTTCGCAGCAGACTATGGCGACGAGATCAAAAGATCAGGAAAGCGCTTATGACATTCAGGATAGTGTGATGATTAAAACCAGAGACGGTGCTTTAATATCAGCAATCGTTGTTCGGAAAAAGGGAGATTTAACTCCCAAGCCGGTTATCTATCAGCATACCATTTATGCCAGAGAAAAAGGCAGAGATCTCAAATCTTTAAAAACAGCGGCAGATAAGGATTATATAGGAGTCATGTCGTATTCACGCGGGAAACGATTTAGTCCTGACGAAATAATGCCTTATGAAAACGAGACTAATGATACTTATGATGTTATCGACTGGATTAGTAAACAGGAGTGGTGCAACGGAAGCGTCGGGATGTATGGCGGAAGTTATAACGGGTTTACGCAATGGGCAGCGTGTAAAAAAATGCATCCTGCACTTAAAACGATAGTTCCGTATGTTGCTTCCAGACCGGGAATGGGTTTGCCTATGGAAAATAACGTTTTTATAAATCCTAATTACGAATGGACGTTTTATGTTGGAAATAACAAATATCTGGATACGGTTGCGGGAAATGACAGACAGCGCTTCAGGAATATGCAGTTTAAGTGGTGGGAAACCGGTGTGGCTTACAAAAAAATGGATAGCATTGACGGTAGTCCGAACCAGTCCTTTCAAAAGTGGATCAAACACCCGTCATTTGACAAATACTGGCAGAAAATGGCACCGTACGAAAAAGATTTTGCGCAGATCAATATTCCGGTTTTAGCCATTGACGGTTACTATAATGATTCTCAAAATTCAGGGTTGTATTATTTGAGAGAATTGGAGAAATACAATCCTAAAGCTAACACTTATTTAATCATTGGTCCGTATGGTCATTTTGGTGCGCAAGTAGGGGGTGATGCTGTTCTGAACGGTTACAAAGTAGATGAGGTGGCTTTAATCAATACCTATAAAATAACCTATCAATGGTTTGATTATATTTTGAAGGGTAAACCCAAACCGGCAATCTTAAAAGACAGAGTCAATTATGAGGTAATGGGGGCTAATGAATGGAGAAGCGCTCCGTCTATTGCTAAAATGAGTAATAGTGTGTTAACGTTGTATCTTGCCAATGATCCGATAGAGAAAGGAAAATTTTACTCGTTGAATGCCATAAAACCGGTTAAGAAAAGTTATTTGCCGCAGGAAGTTGATTTTGCAGACCGACAAACCATTAATAACGATTATTATCCCGATCCTATTATTGATAACGAAGTAGACACGTCCAATGGTTATGTTTTTATAAGCGAACCTTTTAGTCAGCCGATAGTGGTAAATGGGGCATTTTTTGGGGAGATAAAAGCGAGTATCAATAAAAAAGATATGGATATTGGAGTTACCTTGTTTGAAGTAACGCCAGATGGGAAATATTTTGAGCTGTCTTATTTTATAGGCAGGGCAAGTTATGCGAAGGATATTACAAAAAGAAATTTGCTTCAGCCCAATAAAATAGAAAGTATTCCTTTTTCAAATACTCGTGTGGTGAGCAAACAACTGAGTAAAGGAAGTAGATTGTTGATTACTTTGAATGTAAACAAAAACTCATTTTCGGAATTGAATTATGGAACGGGGAAGGAGGTCAGCAGCGAGACTATTAAAGATGCTAAAGTGCCTCTGAAAATCAAATGGTACAATGATAGTTTTGTAAAAATTCCGGTTTGGAAATAAAACTAAAAATTCCAATCTTATTCATTTTAAGATTGGTTTTTTTATTTCAGTAAAGCGGTATCTAAATGATGTAACCAGTTTTCTTTATAGCTATTTCCTATTGGTATTTCGACCGTATTTATTTCAACTTCATTCTTAGAATAAGCGGTTAGTTTTTTGATCTGAATGATATAAGAGCGGTGAACACGGACAAAATTAGCATCTAATTGTTTCTCAAAAACAGAAATATTCTGCTTAATATGATGTGATTTTCCGTGTTCGAGATGAATGGTAATATAATCTTTTAGGCTTTCAACAAATAAGATATCATCAAATACAATTTTAATATTTCTGCTTCCGCTGGTTACAAAAATATGATTTTCAGAGTCTGATTTTGTTTCCTTTTTCAAAGGCTGTACTTGTTTGAATTTTTCTATCGAGACAAAAAAACGGTCAAAAGTTATAGGTTTTAAGAGATAATCAATGACATTAAGTTCATAACCTTCTATGGCATATTCCCGATAAGCAGTCGTGAAAATTACCTTAGGCGGATTTTTTAATTTCTTTAAAAATTCATTGCCTTTTAAGAGTGGCATTTCTATATCCAGAAAAATTAAATCGACTGTGTTTGTTTCTAAAAAAGTATAAGCTTTAAGTGCATTTTCGAAAGAATCGATAAGTTCGAAATTTTCAAAATTCACTAAATGAGAAGCAATTAATTCTCTTGCCAAAGGTTCGTCGTCAATGATGATGCATTTGTATTTCATTCAAAAAAAGAATATTTTTTAGAAAATCTAAGTTAAGGGTTTTGAGTCAGTTTTGGTTATAGCTCTAAAAAATCTTAGGAGTTTTCATTTTGTGATCTTAAAATTAAATGTTGAGGTAAAGTTTAACGGCATAAGTAATTTCCGTTTCTTCAATTTCTAATTGATGTTTTTGGGGATATAATAAATCCAATTGTTTTCGAACATTTTCTAAGCCAATTTTAGATTTATCCGAGATTTTATTAAAATCGTTTTTAGGTTTTGTGTTGTCAATGCTAAAAATGATTTGTTGTTTGTTGCTTTCTAAATGCAAAAAAATCATTGCTTTTTCGGTTTCGTTAATTACCCCATGTTTAAAGGCGTTTTCGATAAAAGTTAATAGAATTAGAGGAGATATCTTGTTGCTTACTTCGATGTTTTTAGTAAATGAAATAGTCAATCTGTTTTCGCTGTAGCGTAATTTTTCCAGACCAATATAATTTTCAATTAACGCAATTTCTTTTTCGATCGATACATAATCTTCGTTGCAGCGATAGAGAACAAAATCTAAAATTTCAGATAATTTAGCAATAACTTCAGGCGCTTTTTCATCTTTTTTTAAAGTTAAAGTGTATAGATTATTTAATGTATTGAAAAGGAAATGTGGATTCAGTTGATTTTTTAGAATCTTCAGTTCCATTGATTTTTTTTCTTCTTCTAATTTTAAAAGGCGTTGTTGTTTACGGTTAAAACTTATAAAACCTAAAATAATAACAGGATAGGTAAGGAACGAGAATTCTCTCAGCATCAATTTAACCGAAGTTAATCTTTCGATAACGGTCATTTTATGCCCAAGCCAATCATCAAAGAAACCTGGGAATTTTGGTTCGAGATAATAAAATTTTAAAATCATTAAAAGGGCAAAAATGAAATAGAGCCAGCCCAATGCGGAAATTGTAAAAAGTAAATATTTCTTTTTATTTAGTGTGTGGGGAATAATCCAATAAATCAGACCATACCCAACAGCTGCCTGTGCTCCAATTTTCCAGGAATATATAAATAGAAAAGCATAAGAATTTTCGTTGTCAGATTTATTCGAAAAATAAAAAAATAAAAAGAAAATCCAGTAGAAACAATGAAGAGCTGCTCTTTTTAAATCAATTTGTTTGATGAAATTCATAGGATATTTTAAATAGGAGCAAGATAACAAAATATAGAAATAAGCTTTGTTTAGGACTATAAATAATAAGATTTTGCCTTCAATAACAGCAGTTCGGCATACGAATACAACAGAATTGAATTATTCATTATTTGATTGCTAAAACTACCTTTTCAGTTGCGCCTGTAATGATCAGAAGTTCTTCCAATTATATTCGCTTAAAAATAATTAGGATCAAATTTATCCTTGTATTGATTCTATTTCTGAGTGACATGCTGAAGTAAAATCGCCTTAAAATAATAAACGGACCTAAAACGAAATGAAAAAAATGATTAAACACACAATTGGTATTCTGATTTTAATAAGTTCTTTAAACTTATTTTCGCAAGAAAAAAAACAAGAAATTAAATACAACGAGGCTTCCAGAGCAATCAGGCCTACTTTGTTTGCAGACTTAGGCGAAACTTGCCAAACTCCGGACGGGATGGCTCTTGATAAGAAAGGAAATTTATTTCTTTCGATTACAAATGCAATTTCATTTGAAAAGTACGGCAGTAAAATTTTAACTTTCGATAAAAATGATAAACCGATAACCTGGTTCGACAAATTACCATTGCATCCTGTTACACAAAAAGTACATCCGATGGGAATGGAGTTTGGCCCTGATGGGAATCTATATATTATGGACAATCAGTTTTTTGCTGGAAAAGAGAATTTCTCGAGATTAATTAGAATTATAGTAAAAGACGGAAAACCAATAAATGCTGAGGTTTTGGCCGAAGGATTTAATTTTGGAGAAGCCATAAGATGGTTTAAAAACCGAATTTACATAACGGATGCTTTGTTTGAAAACAGAAGAGAAAGCGGAATTTATAGTTTTTCGTTAGAGGAATTAAATAAGAAAAAGATTGTCCTGGATTCATCAAATAAGAAAAATTATCGGATTGCAACTTTTATCTTAAAACCTGAAGTTACCAAGAGAACAATTGGGATTGATGGAATTGCTTTCGATAAAAAGGGAAATCTATATGCAGGAAATTTTGGTGATGGAGTAATTACTAAAATAGAATTCTATAGTGATGGAAAAGTAAAATCTAAAAAGGTTGTTTTTGATTCGGATAAATTAAAATGTTGCGATGGTTTTTTTTATGATAAAAAGCGAAACTCTATTTTCATTGCCAATTATGAAAATAATAGCGTGCACCAATTAAATTTAGATACAAATACTATTTCTTTAATTTGGGAAAATGATAATGCTGACGGTTCTGACGGGCAATTGGATAATCCTTGTGAGACTATTGTTTATAAAGGAAAACTGTTAGTTGTGAACTATGATACTTTTGAAGGAGAAAAAAACAAAGAAGCAGATCGTTTTCATACTATTTCCAGTTTTAAATTATAAATCCTGTTCAGAAATAAAAAGCAATAGGTTAAACAAAGCAAAAGCCAAATCTAAATTTTTAGATTTGGCTTTTTGGTATTAACTTTAAGACTTTTGACTTTCCAGCTTTAAGACTATCCTAAGAAAGGATATCTGTAATCTTCAGGAGTTACAAAGGTTTCTTTAATGGTTCTAGGAGATGCCCAACGCAATAAGTTCAGTGCAGAACCTGCTTTATCGTTAGTTCCTGAAGCTCTTGCTCCACCAAAAGGTTGCATTCCTACAACAGCTCCTGTTGGTTTATCGTTGATGTAGAAGTTACCTGCAGCATTTTGTAATTTTACTGTAGCTACTTCAATTGCATAACGATCCTGGCTAAATACCGCTCCTGTTAAAGCGTACTCAGAAGTAGTATCTACTAATTCTAAAGTTTCTTCCCATTTAGCATCTTCGTAAACATAAATAGTGATTACAGGTCCGAATAATTCGGTTTCCATTGTAGTATATTTTGGGTTTGTAGTTACGATAACTGTTGGCTCAATAAAGTAACCAACTGATTTATCGTAGTTTCCACCAACGATGATTTCAGCATCAGCGTCTTTTTTAGCCTGGTCGATGTAGCTCGCCAATTTATCAAAAGAACCTTCGTGGATAACCGCTGTAATAAAGTTTCCGAAATCTTCCGGAGAACCCATTTTCATTGATTTTACATCGGCAACTAATTGTTCTTTAACTGTTGGCCATAAACTTTGCGGAATATAAGCTCTTGAAGCTGCAGAACATTTTTGTCCCTGAAATTCAAATGCACCACGGGCAATTCCTGTAGCCACTTGTTTTACGTTAGCGCTTGGGTGTGCAATGATAAAATCTTTACCACCAGTTTCTCCAACGATTCTTGGGTAAGTTTTGTAGTGGTGAATGTTAGCACCAATTTTAGCCCAGATGTCTTTAAATACATGAGTTGATCCTGTAAAGTGAACTCCTGCAAAATCACGGCTTGCTAAAACAGTATCTGTAATCATTAAGGCATCACCAAAAACAACATTGATAACTCCATCAGGAACACCTGCTTCTTTGAAAATATCGATAATGATTTTTGCAGAGAAAACCTGACTGTCGCTTGGTTTCCAAACCACAACATTACCCATCATAGCAGCACTTGCAGGAAGATTAGCAGCGATAGCAGTAAAGTTGAAAGGAGTAATCGCGTAAACGAAACCTTCAAGAGGTCTGTATTCTAAACGGTTCCACGTAGAAGAATCTGATTTTGGCTGATCTCCGTAAATCTGAGTCATGAATTCTACATTGTAACGTAAAAAGTCGATTAGCTCACAAGCAGCATCAATTTCTGCCTGATGAATATTTTTAGACTGACCGATCATTGTTGCTGCATTAATGCGGGCTCTGTATGGTCCTGCAATAAGCTCAGCAGCTTTTAAGAAAATAGCAGCACGTTGTTCCCATGCCATATTTGCCCATGCTTTTCTTGATTCAAGAGCGTTGGCAATCGCTTTTTCGATATGTTGTTTTTCAGCTAAATGGTAGGTTCCTACGATATGTTTGTGATCGTGAGGAGCTGATATTGTTCTTGTATTTCCAGTTCTGATTTCTTCGCTTCCGATGTATAACGGCACGTCGATTTTAGAGTTCCATAAAGTAGTGTAAGCTGCCTGAACTGCTGCTTTTTCTGGTGAATTAGGTGCGTATCCTTTTACCGGTTCGTTTACCGCTTTTGGTACGTGAAAGAATCCTTTTAGCATGTTATTTAAAATTAGATAATTAGACAATTTAAGAATTAGACGATTTGATTGTTACGAATAATCTAACGCTGCACAAAAGTACAAAGGATAAATTAATAATTTGACAAATTTGTGATTAAGATAACGATAAAAAAGGGAGTTTTAAACCTAATTTTTAGTTTAAAGCAAAAGGAGCACACATTCTGAAAGTTGGAACAATTACTTTGAATGTTTTGGTAGTGGTAAAGTTGATCATATTAAAATGACCTTTCATTGCACCATAAGGAGATGACAATAAACAGCCTGAACTATAAGTGTGATTTTCGCCGGGTTTTAAAACCGGTTTTTTCCCAATAACACCTTCACCGTCAACAATCTCAAGGTCGTTCAAAGAGTCAAAAATTTCCCAGTGACGAGAAGTTAACTGAACAGAATCTTTGCTGTGATTTTCGATTGTAACGACATAGCTAAAAGCAAAGTGAATCTTATAGTTCTTGAAGTAAGTACCTTCAAAACTAGTCAAAACAGATATTTTTATGCCTCTTGTTATCTGAGAAACCATACTAAAGTAGTATATATGTGTGCGTTATAGGTGCAAAGCTACGAAAAAAAATCTTTCTGCCTAAATCCTTAACAATGTTTTAATTTATGATGTTTATCGAGCTTGCATTTCCTTTGCCAATCACTCTCTGGTATCGATCTGTACTTTTTCTGTAATACACCAGGATGGTGTATTCATTTTCAGTCTGATAAAAGTTACCGTCTATGGCATTTTCATAATCAATCACTCCTTTTTTATCGGCAACTGTATATTGAAAAGCGGTAAAACCCTGTTTGATCATTACGGCTTTTTCAAATATACCTTTATCGGAATTGTAATCCATTTTGTATTCCGGAGACAGGCTGTAATTGTTGAACATCCCGCTGATATAAATGTCCTTATTCGAGGCTCTGAAAGTTGGGGCCGACAGACTGAAATATACCCAGGCATAGTCAGCTTCGATTTCATTGTTGGAAGCATTGATATTCTTCACTACGAAATTTCCGTTTACATCCTGATTGTTCGAGTAAATCTGATTGGCTCTTGCCAGATTGGTAAACAAATAAGAGTTATAAATGTCGCCGCTGCTTCCTACCTTGGCTACATTGGTGCTAGCCGCACGTATGTCTTTGTTTTCAAAATACAAAAACTCATTACCACCCCAAAACTGAGTTTCTTTATCGTATTTGTACACCAGCTGATTCCTAATGGTGTATTGAGGCACAATATTTTTAATAGAAGTGTTAAAGTTGCCATTCTGTAGCAGCAGCACTTTTACATTTTGCAGCGGAGTCTGAAAAACAATATCATTAGAGCTGATGTTAAAATCCAGATTTTGTTTGTGTTCTATGTTAGACAAATCCCGGCTTCTTTTTACCTGAGTTGCTACAGTACAG
It includes:
- a CDS encoding CocE/NonD family hydrolase, whose protein sequence is MKLILSFVFFVCSVIQTFSQQTMATRSKDQESAYDIQDSVMIKTRDGALISAIVVRKKGDLTPKPVIYQHTIYAREKGRDLKSLKTAADKDYIGVMSYSRGKRFSPDEIMPYENETNDTYDVIDWISKQEWCNGSVGMYGGSYNGFTQWAACKKMHPALKTIVPYVASRPGMGLPMENNVFINPNYEWTFYVGNNKYLDTVAGNDRQRFRNMQFKWWETGVAYKKMDSIDGSPNQSFQKWIKHPSFDKYWQKMAPYEKDFAQINIPVLAIDGYYNDSQNSGLYYLRELEKYNPKANTYLIIGPYGHFGAQVGGDAVLNGYKVDEVALINTYKITYQWFDYILKGKPKPAILKDRVNYEVMGANEWRSAPSIAKMSNSVLTLYLANDPIEKGKFYSLNAIKPVKKSYLPQEVDFADRQTINNDYYPDPIIDNEVDTSNGYVFISEPFSQPIVVNGAFFGEIKASINKKDMDIGVTLFEVTPDGKYFELSYFIGRASYAKDITKRNLLQPNKIESIPFSNTRVVSKQLSKGSRLLITLNVNKNSFSELNYGTGKEVSSETIKDAKVPLKIKWYNDSFVKIPVWK
- the rsmG gene encoding 16S rRNA (guanine(527)-N(7))-methyltransferase RsmG, with product MDEILKYFPDLTELQIQQFQKLDFLYHDWNEKINVISRKDIDALYTKHILHSLGIAKIMKFEPGATVLDVGTGGGFPGIPLAILFPETRFYLIDVIAKKIKVVQGVVDALELKNVKAEQKRAELVKGDFDFIVSRAVTNMPDFVSWVKGKIKKQHKHTLKNGILYLKGGDLTEELAAFPKATLYDLSTIFEDEFFETKKVVHLPLKFTV
- a CDS encoding LytR/AlgR family response regulator transcription factor — its product is MRKIKVIIVDDERLSREELKRALKPHEDFVLVGEAGNADEAKSLIEAKMPDLIFLDIQMPEKSGFDLLESLDNAPAVLFTTAYNEYAVRAFEVNALDYLMKPIREERFAKAIDKIRNTLSGKYSLGDVAVKDRKIFIKDGEKRFFIQLDEIYRIESLENYTRLFFQDKKALQRRSLRQWEEMLDVNVFFRINRTEIINLNHIREVNRTASGKLEVKLKTGELLEVSNRQAVKFKNLNGI
- a CDS encoding fatty acid desaturase family protein; the protein is MNNTAPTFAKQDNLKFFRTLNSRVNNYFKENNIQKTGNWKLHLKAIILFAVFLTPYFLILTLNMPFWAQLLLNILMGVGMAGIGMNVMHDGNHGSYSSKSWINKIMGGSIYVLAGNVHNWQVQHNVLHHTYTNIHGHDEDLDAGRIIRFTQNAEWHRFHKFQHYYSFFLYGLLTFNWALTTDFKQMKNYLKRKLSYGAPQSPTKLWTVLVITKIIYVLIWMALPMILGVIWWKVVIGFFVMHYTAGLILSIVFQLAHVVEETSNPVPNEEGEMENTWAIHQLYTTANFAPKNKIINWFTGGLNHQIEHHIFPNISHIHYGKIAEIVKQTAIECNLPYHEFKTMRGAVLAHYRHLRDLGIKPELA
- a CDS encoding sensor histidine kinase; amino-acid sequence: MNFIKQIDLKRAALHCFYWIFFLFFYFSNKSDNENSYAFLFIYSWKIGAQAAVGYGLIYWIIPHTLNKKKYLLFTISALGWLYFIFALLMILKFYYLEPKFPGFFDDWLGHKMTVIERLTSVKLMLREFSFLTYPVIILGFISFNRKQQRLLKLEEEKKSMELKILKNQLNPHFLFNTLNNLYTLTLKKDEKAPEVIAKLSEILDFVLYRCNEDYVSIEKEIALIENYIGLEKLRYSENRLTISFTKNIEVSNKISPLILLTFIENAFKHGVINETEKAMIFLHLESNKQQIIFSIDNTKPKNDFNKISDKSKIGLENVRKQLDLLYPQKHQLEIEETEITYAVKLYLNI
- a CDS encoding LytR/AlgR family response regulator transcription factor: MKYKCIIIDDEPLARELIASHLVNFENFELIDSFENALKAYTFLETNTVDLIFLDIEMPLLKGNEFLKKLKNPPKVIFTTAYREYAIEGYELNVIDYLLKPITFDRFFVSIEKFKQVQPLKKETKSDSENHIFVTSGSRNIKIVFDDILFVESLKDYITIHLEHGKSHHIKQNISVFEKQLDANFVRVHRSYIIQIKKLTAYSKNEVEINTVEIPIGNSYKENWLHHLDTALLK
- a CDS encoding sensor histidine kinase yields the protein MEYLYYSITVFDLRMMVKLSAYWKIQLVGWMVTSLYWGISAFFGSSFMWTIGIADFVLDVFIGISLTHLYRNFALIRGWNKFSLKKLVPRIVLSVLILSVLYMLLIVGKLYLVRLFVLKSTSISFISFLQSTQLQVFITGTRLMSIWVLAYHLYHYSRLEIETVKENARLSIILKEAQLNNLSTQLNPHFFFNSLNSIKFLVLEDPHSARRAIDLLSDLLRNSLNNNIGNLVALNDEISLVRDYLELEKIRFEERLQVEIEVDQKLSDHLVLPLSIQTLVENAIKHGIEKRKEGGAVTVKIEQAGNFIKISVQNSGKLHKEIKDFSGIGLSNLKERLLLQYKGRASFEIKEMESETVLATILFPSE